The genomic DNA gcatacggagtatatatatatatatctcctAGTTGATTCAATATCCTAGGACTTGTGTTTGTAATCATGATTTTGTAGAGAGCtatcaaaccaagagttccaagtgatgaagttgaaatcatactTCGGAAAATTGTTCGGACGCCACCACGAATTGGTTAACCGCGTTATGAAAATCTGCATGTTTCACAGACATATGTTCCAATTGTGGTTACCACAAACTCATCCAGCTTTCCCCCAAAAATGATCTACCAAATTACCGATTGTTAGCATCATGACGGGTGCCTCGTGCATAGCAGAATCTTCAACTGAGATCACTCCTGGTTTTGACGAGGTGGTGttcagtcttaagttttctttgttgtgttttgttttatactgtttgtcttttaatcttttttttctttttcggcCATAACGTTGTCAGCTCATTTGCGACTCATAGTTTAGATGTCCTTTTTCATATCTTCGGCTCTCTCTCTCTCATAAAATGGATCGTTAATCAAACACTTCTAACACACGTTTTGTGGCATGTTTCGACATTAGTACGAAACTCATACCTTTACcctgaatattttgttttaattgctattttattttgacataaaGGTGCAAACCATTTGGAATATACatctgtatatatttgtataattcaGTCTTCATCTATTTGCATTTATATATGCACTTGAACTTCAACCAAGACGTAAGCATACACGACCTTCTGACATGAAGCCACACATAATTCGTCCTTCAACTTGTCAACCACCGCTACCTTGTCGATCACCTTTTAAAACTTCTCacaatgttgaatgttaaatacaatacatatatacagGTATAAGTTAATCTTATCAGTAGAAAAGGAAAACCAAAAACAGGTATGtaagcaaaacattttttacacGAGGCCATTGAAATTAACGATAATGATTCGAGCTGGAAGCAGAATTTAAGCATCAACTCGTCATATTATGACACTAACTATAACTGAATACATTATATATGAACCGTtcacaacaaaaaaatgcaataataacaaggttatttttcttattccaaATACGCGCATTACACTAAAAAATGAAACTCGTCTTCAGCCTACATTTGCTACAATACAAACTCATTTGTCGTTATCGATGCTTTTCATTAACTAAATAATGAGCACTACATCgaaattagtttttttatgcttaaattattgaacttgacatAATAGTATGATTCCCTTTTGAGGATGTTTTTTTAagcatatcaaaataaatggGTCGGGGAATGTGTCACATGCCCCCGCTTGCACATAACGTTTGAATGGaacataactaaaaaaaaaaactgcaataATGACGCTTCCCAAATTTGAACTTCTTTGtaatctgagttttgtggtaataatcAGTGTatagtttcataacatttagttgagacaaacttgaGTGTGTGaacagaaacgaaaaattcagcattttttttcatttttgtaggGACACAACTCTAGAACAATACAAGAAACGCcaccaaaaattcaaatttgatctgtgttttgtgctATTTATACTATTAAGCGTTGTGtatgaatttaataaaatttggttgaggcaaactaaagttacagaacggaaatgaaaaatttagcaattattttttccatttgtatttAAGGCTCTAGAACAGTACAAGTGACGCcaccaaaatttcaatttgatcCGGGTTtagtggtaataagcattgtgtataagtttcataacatttggttgaggcaaattaTAGTTAGAGAATTGAAACCAAGCATGAGACGTACAGGACAAACGTACGGACGAACAAGGATAAAACATAGCGGAGGGGgcatgtaaattattttgaacGGGAAAATTATTTAAGGTGAATAGATTGAGGTCAGAAATATACAACTACTAAAGGCGGAACAAACTTCATATCACCAATTCATTTTAAGGATATCAAAAGTATAACAATAATAGTCCAATGATATCAGCCGTCAACGGCACCAAATATTCGTATTGCTATTGTTTGTAGGGCAACTAGTTTAGAAAACTTTTTGTCTTGTCTTGGTTCTTAGATTTCTGGAACTACATTATGTTATAACACTGCAAACATTCAACTGTTGATTGTTATATCATATCACATGACATGTTTTATTCGTCTTTGTCAAAATTCAAGTCGCCATTTTCGAAAATGCTTTTTCCAGAAGCGTTATCCactttttgttttccttttccAGAAAAACCTCTTAAAATATCAGACTTTACAAGTCTCCCAAATAATATCAAGTTAATAACTAGTCCAGTTGTTATAGTCCaccaaaatgtaaaaacataCGTTAAACTTACTCtatgaaaatctaaatataATCCTGAGTAAACACGTAAAATTGGAATTAGGCGGCAAGTAACGAACGTAAAAATATTAGATAAAGACACAAATCGGTATAGTTTAGTGTCAAATCCGACATGACACATCTGTAAGAGTTTTCTCATATGAAGAAATATAGTGTTAATTTCTGCCATCAGTATAATCACATTATATCCTATGCAGCTTCTTATGTTAAAGTTGTATATAAATGACGAAACTATCTGTAAATAAAGGATAAAAtcataacaatttataataagTTTCTTCTTTCTCATAGTTTTCATCCAAGAATAAACTGTAAGTTTTAAATAAACAGTTGTcaaacgtattttttttttattctgggAGGGGGTAAAATGGTCTCGTGTTAATCGAGAATTGATATAGACTGGTCCTACCTCTGTCCTTTTCGTTTTTCgttattatattcatttaaattttcacaTATCGTTAATTATGGAgcttttttttctagtttttctTACTGTTGTGGTATTTTTTCAAAGGTGTACGGTATAAACTCCCTTActttaatgatatttttcaaaggtGTATAACTTTCCTTActatattggtaatttttcaaagttgtaCGGTATAGCTTTCATTACTTTATTGggaatttttcaaagttgtaTACGGAATAGTTTTCCTTACTTAATGGGTATTTTTCAGAGTTGAATGCTATAGCTTTCCTTACTTTATAGTGGTTTTTTTCCAAAGTTGTACGGTATAACTTTCATTACATTATTGGCATTTTTTCAGAGTtgtaagtaagtaaattatttattatagtgacatgtgtaaaTTATGTACAGATTATAAACAtatagtatatgataaatagtaATACAAACAGCCCAATGGACCTATAAGTCATctcaaataaagtaaaacaattatgaaacaattaaatcaCGTTCTAATCTTTTGTTGTATACTATATACAGTATATCTTTCTttactttattg from Mytilus trossulus isolate FHL-02 chromosome 8, PNRI_Mtr1.1.1.hap1, whole genome shotgun sequence includes the following:
- the LOC134728337 gene encoding TLC domain-containing protein 2-like — translated: METTELTGDGIESVHVWQAYVMCAMTTVMFYILGEILDRLGKPKCVAPEVEFWKWRNITISWIHGVICGTWVILCLVLYPDLVRDPVAYINNFMYLMVPFSAGYFIYDTIDMKVNNKIGTYWEVTLHHFVIVSSFIYNFNIRSCIGYNVIILMAEINTIFLHMRKLLQMCHVGFDTKLYRFVSLSNIFTFVTCRLIPILRVYSGLYLDFHRVSLTYVFTFWWTITTGLVINLILFGRLVKSDILRGFSGKGKQKVDNASGKSIFENGDLNFDKDE